The Rosa chinensis cultivar Old Blush chromosome 7, RchiOBHm-V2, whole genome shotgun sequence DNA segment GGAAAAATTTTAACCTTTTAGTTAGCCCTACTACCcctctaagagcaagttcaaccattgggtcaccaggtcacccactattcactgtttttttagtgttaatttcaccatttgagtcacgagcacagtgtatttcgtgccctgggtcaccctgtacagtgttctgggtcaccatggtgacctgcacagtgtatttcgtgccctgggtcatgGACATGATGTATTTCGTGACCTAgataatgaaaatatacactaaaaagtagtgaatagtaggtgacccaacgagtgaacttgctctaatgtTACCATTTCCAATGGATTAGTCTTTTTGCCACTTGGACAATTGAACGGCTACTTTTGACCAAAGCAAAATCAAGAAGGAGAATCTTCATTTCAACAACACCctcttcctaatttcttgggttTTTCAAGAACAGCAAAAAATAGTCCTAATTCTATCCccaaatttttttctctttctctaatTCTTTGGGATTAATGGCCCGCTTGCAAATCCACCTGCACAACCTTCACCGTTATGCAGCAATGCGGCTCGAGATGGTAGATGCCTGCTTGGAGATGGGATCGTTGGGGTGTGATTGGGATCAGAATTTGATTTGATCTGGTTTGATTCCAGGCGAGATCGATCTGATCTGAGTGGGATGGTGACGTCCCTGaccaaagaaaaacaagaaagagaaaaatagttttatttttgttataaaatatttcaaaaaataataaaataatgttTAAATATAACTAATCTATTGGACCaaaaatttgtcaaaaatgaCCGTGTGACACACGTGATCCTTCAAATTCGAATTTGACACAATTTTTTTTGACTTAGGGCTAGTTTGAGATTGatgtgactttaaaaaaaaaactgctgctgtgttgtgagaataatcagctgtgaattaaaacagttttgtgtttgataaataatatttttaaaagtactGTTAATatataaaacaactgcagagtaTGTTTTTATCTACAAcaacttctaaaagcaacctctaggctgcttctaaaatatGTTGTCAGTGAcatataactttcaattaaagctattttttatttatttatcaaatataataaaatctaaaattttgaacaaaagttaatttttttttaagcgaagcaatcccaaacggggcctTACCTTGGAGATCTTGACGTTACCGAATCTAATTAATCCCAAGCTCCGAAAATCTTCACCTAAACGGCGCCGTCTGGATTACCCTCCGTTCTAGTTTCtactctgctctctctctctctctttaacaCAGAGATATGGTTAAGCGGCGTTAAAGCTCAGCTCTTTATCGTGGTTCTCCAAATCTCCGCAAAACCCTTTGGGCAGCAAACCAATCACAGCTCCTCCTCTTGTTCTGAATCGCCGTCGCCGGAATGACGACAGTGGCGAGCTCATTGGTCCACGACGTTCTCGGCCGGAGAGCCGACGACGTCGACCGACCTATAATCGACTACATCATCAACGTCCTCGCCGACGAGGACTTCGATTTCGGCGACGACGGAGAAGGCGCCTTCGACGCTCTCGGCGAGCTCCTCGTCGCTGCTGAATGCGTCGCTGACTTTGATGAGTGCCGCTCGGTCAGTTTATCTTCCCCGTTTGGTCGATTCGTTCCTGCTTAGTTTCTCGGAATCGTTAGCTTAGTTTGTACAATAAGGTTATTGCTTTGGAACTGTGGAGCTTAGTTTTGTTAAAGTGAAAAGAGCTTTTTGGTGAAATCTAGATAGGCAATTGTGAATTTCTACTGaattttatgagttattgaattGTAGGGTTTATGATGTTTAGTGCTTACAATTAGGCGAGGCTGCTTCTGAAATTAGTAATGCTAGATATGCTGATTCGATGAACCGAGTATTTTGATTgtgatttgtgtttttgttgacATTTGATAGGTTTGCAGTACGTTAACCGAAaagtttgggaagcatggtttggttaaaaccaaaccaaccgtGCGGAGTCTTGCGGCGCCAGTGAGAATGGATGATGGAATGGATGAGGGGGAAGCACCGAAGAAGAAGCAGGAGTTGATTGATGGCCCGGTGCTGACTGAACGTGATCGGGCGAAGCTAGATAGGCGAAAGAGGAAGGATGAGCGCCAAAGAGAGGTGAGGTTTATTAATACTGGTTGGATATGGTGTCTGTTGTTGGTGAAACGTATAGTTCGGGAATGTTGAGTGTGGATGTAATTGGATTGACGTTATGTCTGAGCTAGGTTGTTATTCCTTTTTATGGTATGGTTGTAGGAGTggtttagttttgttttctaaAATGTAACTTTTTGTTTATGCAGCAACAATATCAAATGCATTTAGCAGAAATGGAAGCAGCTAGGGCAGGAATGCCTGTTGTCACTGTAAAtcatgatggtggtggtggcgcGAATGTCAAGGATCTCCATCTGGAAGGCTTCAATGTCTCTGTGGGTGGACGTGATCTAATTGTGGATGGTGCAGTAACACTTTCTTTTGGAAGGCATTATGGTGAGTTTGCTTTTCAGTGGATTAGGATCCTCTTGATTTGGTTTTCAAATTGATAGGAATCATTTGTTAAAATGTCCAATAGGATCTGATGGTACATGTGGTTTCTGAATATAAAGTTGTTGACCAATATTGTAGCTGTAATGATGTATTTTCAGTTGCATTTGACATAATAATTGCTTTGCGATTTATGTAGGACTTATTGGAAGAAATGGTACTGGAAAAACTACGTTTCTTAGGCACTTGGCTATGCATGCCATTGATGGCATTCCTAACAGCTGCCAAATATTGCACGTGGAGCAAGAAGTGGCAGGTGATGATACATCAGCCTTGCAATGTGTTGTTAACACCGATATCGAAAGAAGCCAGCTTTTGGAAGAAGAAGCTCGTCTCCTTGCTCAACAGGTTGAATTCTTATTTACTCATGTGTTTATTCTAATTTCTTGATGGATGTGCTGCTTATGCTCTTCATGAACTATTATAACCTGAAGAGAGAACTGGAGCTGGAGGAAGAAGGGGGAAAGAGCAATGGAGAAATTGATAAAGATGCCATTGGACTGAGGCTTCAGGAGGTATACAAGAGGCTTGAGTTCATCGATGCTGATTCTGCAGAGTCACGTGCAGCTTCCATTCTTGCGGTCAGTTTTCCATTTATTGTTTTATCAGTGACTAAATGTGTGTCTTCTTGACTTGAGCTGGTATCGAACATTGAAACTCACAATGATGATGGATggctaaaaatattaaaattaatAATGAGAGAAAGAAATGGGCAAGGAGGTTGCAAATGCTCTTCCATTCTACTGTTGAATTTTGTTGCTTTatactgaagttaagaatgatGACAGAAATAAATTGCCTAGCCCACCAAATACTATGAAACTAATGAAACAACAATGCTGCCTGCTGGCATTGAACCATGCTGCTCTAACAAATTTGGATAAGATACTGTGGACGTGTGTTTATAACCTGGGTGCATGATGTATGGAATTTCAACTTATTATTTTCTGGATTATTACTGACCAGGAATTTTACAGGGTCTTAGTTTCTCTCCTGAGATGCAGCGAAAagcaactaaaacattttctGGAGGATGGAGAATGAGAATAGCTCTTGCTCGTGCCCTCTTTATTGAGCCTGACTTGTTACTGCTTGATGAACCTACAGTATGTTGCTCATACCTCTTTGGGATTTTCATTAGAATTCTTTGATATCTGGCACGTGTGTTTCATTTTACCCCTCATGTATATCCTTTTCACTTTTCAGAACCATCTTGATCTCCATGCTGTCCTTTGGCTAGAGGCTTACCTGGTGAAGTGGCCAAAAACATGTATCATTGTTTCTCATGCTAGAGAATTCTTGAACTCGgtaaattatgtttttttttccctgctCATTTGGTCATATTAGAGCTCAGTACTATCTGTTACACAGATAATATCCACTTATATGCCTCACTTTATGTTCTGTAATTTTTCAGGTGGTAACTGATATCCTTCATCTTCATGGGCAAAAGTTGACTGCTTACAAAGGTGACTATGATACATATGAGAGGACAAGAGTGGAACAGCTCAAGAACCAACAGAAAGCATTTGAATCTAACGAGCGTTCAAGAAATCATATGCAGGTCTTTCATCATACCAACTCTTCCTGTCTACAGCAGTTAGATTGCACTTTGATCAGACCGATTCTCTATTGCTCTTTGATCTCTTTTCTAATGAAACTTCTGTTTTCTtctcaaaacagaaaacaataatCCACCTTGTCTACAGTAGTTAGATTTAGTTCGatcaattctttttattttttcctaaaattacttatttttggtCTGTTTCTGTGTTGTTTTGGAAAAGCTACCTTAGGTGGTTGGCCTttgtttattactttatttCTGTAAAGATTACTAACATAACTTCTCGTTCAGCTTCATTTATAAGTATCTACTTTAATCTTTTCTTCTGCTTTTTGTTTGGGAATTCTCTGCACAAAGCTTTCATTTTAAGATCATAAGGATAGATGATCATGTCTTTCAAATGTTGAATGATTTTCTCTGATATATATTCTTGTCTTATTGGTTTAGCTCTCTCTTTCCTGTCTTTTTGAACTACAATGAAGTATTTTTGATAAGCAACTGTTTTACTTGAAGTATTTTTGATAAGAAAATGTTTTACTTGATCTGCAGGCTTTCATCGATAAGTTTCGCTATAATGCCAAGAGGGCCGCTCTCGTGCAATCAAGAATTAAGGTGCTTTTGATTGATTCTCATATGTTCATATCACTATTTCTGAAAATTATGATATGGTCATATAACTATTCTCTTCACTATACCTCTGAATCCTGTGTTCTTGTTTGATATGTTAGGCTCAAGGTATATCTCAGATAATTATGATTTAGACAAGTTCTCTTTATTGTTATGCAATTCATTTGGCCTGCAGTAATTATATTAGTGTTTACAAGAACTCATGTCTTCTGTTACTTATATGCAGGCATTGGACCGGTTGGGACATGTGGATGAAATTGTAAATGACCCTGAGTATGTACTGATATGTTATTGTGGTCTATAAACAGCATTTTAATTAAACTTTCTTATAGTTTCTCTTTCCAGTTTTACTTTACTAATCGCTCTGGCATTTTCATATGCAGCTATAAATTTGAATTCCCAACTCCAGACGACAGACCTGGTGCTCCTATAATAAGTTTCAGGTTTGTAAAATAATATAGGCCTAGTTGTGCGCACACACCATCCCCAGGGGACTCTTGTTTTAGGAGTGCTTTAATTGTcactttcatttcttttctgcAAGTAAATTCAGATCCTTTGCGTacttcaagttttttttttcaagtttattCTGCCTTCAATCCATGGATCGAGTACTCATGTTTTTGATTAAATGTATTTGCAGTGATGCATCATTTGGTTATCCTGGTGGACCCCTTTTGTTTAAGAATTTAAATTTTGGAATTGACCTAGACAGCCGCATTGCAAGTAAGGATGCTTctccattaaatttttttttttctatataaaAAGATCATTATTTCATTTGAAGTTGAATAAATAAGAATTTATCTAGTGTATGGTTTGTTCTCCATATTCACCTGGTATGTGTGGGTGTCTAATTGTTTCCAGTGGTTGGGCCAAATGGCATTGGGAAATCAACTATATTGAAGCTAATTGCAGGAGAGCTGCAACCAACCTCTGGGACAGTTTTCCGGTCAGCTAAGGTATCTTATACAAATAGATTTATATCATCAGGTATCTATATGTAGATGTCATTAATTAAGCGCAATGGTATATGCTGGTACTATGCTTCTCATTTTCATAATGTTCCTTGTGTAGTAAtataagatatggaggttttagCCTCTGCGACTCCTAGCAATATTGGTGTTATTTCATATGCTTAATCTCGAGAAGACTTACAATTTTCTGTTTTACAGGTTCGTATTGCTGTTTTCAGTCAGCATCACGTTGACGGGCTAGATCTAACTTCCAATCCTCTGTTGTACATGATGCGGTGCTTTCCAGTAAGTCCTTGAAATTACCACTGTTTGGCCCCTTTCTATGTTACATGGAAAATCTTTTCGTTTTCCAGTGCTGTTCCTATGGGTAATATCTTTGAAGTTCTATGCATAGGAAGATGATATCCTGCATCCATGCTCACATCCAGGATAGGTCATTCGCATTTAAAAACTAGAATATAACCAGAGAACTCATCTTTAAACATCCAGCTCTGCCTCACATCATTGAACAAGAGATGGAGTTCtgccaaaacaaaaaatccaCTGTTATATCAGGTTTAGGTGAAATTGTTGCTCGAGGCAGGCCCCTTGACATGTGGTTGATTTCACTACTGTGAACTATCACAAACTCATTTTGGGTGGGGCAGGTTTCTAATGGAAGTTGATCTACCACTTCTAGTGCTTTAATCTCTTTTGGGGAAACAAAATCTTGCTATCAGATTTGCCATGCTTTTACTATCACCAAACTAAAgtacctttttttctttctttgcaggGAGTGCCTGAACAGAAGCTCCGATCTCACTTGGGTTCTTTTGGTGTAACTGGAAATCTCGCACTGCAGCCAATGTACACTCTGTCTGGTATTTTCCTTACGCCATGAtgtcaataattcaaatgttacATTCATGATATAAAACTAGTATTTGACTGGCCAGCTCATAAAGATTGGAACAACTTTGGTGTTACTCCCTGATTAATCTGAGCATTGATCTTCAAATGCTTATATTGGATATATTTTTATGGTAGGTGGTCAGAAGAGCAGAGTTGCATTTGCAAAGATAACTTTCAAGAAGCCACACATAATATTGCTCGATGAGCCCTCCAATCATCTGGCAAGTCACAGTCTTTGTTGTTATATATTGTATTGCATAGGAAACCGTTATCTGGATTTCGAATTGCTTGTGTGGTATGAAGAAAACAACACTGCCTTTGACTAATTGCTTTTTACATTGAAATGACTTTTGATATGTAGGATCTGGATGCTGTGGAGGCATTGATTCAAGGTCTTGTTATCTTCCAAGGAGGCATTCTCATGGTATTTCATCCCAAATCTCTTCATGATTTGCATTAGCTGATATATCAGAGTTATTTAAAAAACTAGTACAACTATCATCATTCTATACTAGTTTGTGGTTTAAAGGAAGAACTTGTTTACAGGTTAGTCACGACGAGCATCTGATCTCTGGGAGTGTGGATGAGCTGTGGGTGGTATCTGAAGGCAAGATAGCACCATTCCATGGCACTTTCCAGGACTACAAGAAGATACTGCAGTCACATTAAATAAATTTTATCAACAAACTTCACGGGAAGTCCCCATGGTGGATGAAACGGTAGTGTGGGAAATTAAGCATATTTGAACACCAGGAAGAACACATTGTTCTGAGCGTGTGTCTGCCAGAAACATGTGGAGATACATTGTATTCCAGAATACTTTTACAGTTTTTGGCCTGTTCCATTGACGTAGCTTAGTATTATTACATTTGTCGGATTGAATATTTATACAGAGCAAAAACAGAGAGTGATGTGGGAAATGTGCATACTATGTGCTTGATCAGAAGGGAATTTATATGGTTTTaaattgtttttgttatgaATATATAAGGTTACTAAATGGAATTTGGTGTCCGTTTAGTCTTACAAGATTCTCTTATTCGCATGAAAATGAAGCGTAAGATGAGCATTCCTGCATAAGGATTCCAAACTATAGCTAAAGGCAGTGATTAACCGGCCCGGATAGTGTCTATTATGCTCACATATTTTTATCGAAAGGGTAAAAAACACGTTGCACGGATCAGAGTATCAAACCTGTTTATTGAATGAAGgtgaaaacagaaagaaaacttCAGGGAACCATAGTTCACTTTCATCGAAAAAGAGAACCATTAGTTCACAGTTCACACCCTATAGTGAAACATTTGGCTCTGTCAGTGACCAaaaagcaaatgaaaaaaaaaaaaacaaaaaatattgcGCATCCAGGGAATCGAACCCTGGTCAGT contains these protein-coding regions:
- the LOC112179086 gene encoding ABC transporter F family member 3, which translates into the protein MTTVASSLVHDVLGRRADDVDRPIIDYIINVLADEDFDFGDDGEGAFDALGELLVAAECVADFDECRSVCSTLTEKFGKHGLVKTKPTVRSLAAPVRMDDGMDEGEAPKKKQELIDGPVLTERDRAKLDRRKRKDERQREQQYQMHLAEMEAARAGMPVVTVNHDGGGGANVKDLHLEGFNVSVGGRDLIVDGAVTLSFGRHYGLIGRNGTGKTTFLRHLAMHAIDGIPNSCQILHVEQEVAGDDTSALQCVVNTDIERSQLLEEEARLLAQQRELELEEEGGKSNGEIDKDAIGLRLQEVYKRLEFIDADSAESRAASILAGLSFSPEMQRKATKTFSGGWRMRIALARALFIEPDLLLLDEPTNHLDLHAVLWLEAYLVKWPKTCIIVSHAREFLNSVVTDILHLHGQKLTAYKGDYDTYERTRVEQLKNQQKAFESNERSRNHMQAFIDKFRYNAKRAALVQSRIKALDRLGHVDEIVNDPDYKFEFPTPDDRPGAPIISFSDASFGYPGGPLLFKNLNFGIDLDSRIAMVGPNGIGKSTILKLIAGELQPTSGTVFRSAKVRIAVFSQHHVDGLDLTSNPLLYMMRCFPGVPEQKLRSHLGSFGVTGNLALQPMYTLSGGQKSRVAFAKITFKKPHIILLDEPSNHLDLDAVEALIQGLVIFQGGILMVSHDEHLISGSVDELWVVSEGKIAPFHGTFQDYKKILQSH